A single Mesomycoplasma bovoculi M165/69 DNA region contains:
- a CDS encoding YhcH/YjgK/YiaL family protein, with amino-acid sequence MIFDKLENLHKYKSINKHLPELINFLETTNLSELPLGKVEINGNNLFALNIDALSFDDENAMYEYHKQYADLHIQLEPKEHYFFDFKENLKNVISEFDSEKDVAFYKKDSIRNIVRPRVGEFVFFFPGEAHLPKFTHEQKNIRKLIFKLKVEN; translated from the coding sequence ATGATTTTTGATAAACTTGAAAATTTACACAAATATAAAAGCATTAACAAGCATCTACCAGAGTTAATTAATTTTTTGGAAACAACAAACCTTAGTGAATTGCCACTTGGTAAGGTTGAAATTAATGGCAATAATTTATTTGCCTTAAATATAGATGCTTTGTCATTTGATGATGAAAATGCTATGTATGAATATCATAAACAATATGCTGACTTACATATTCAATTAGAACCAAAAGAACACTATTTCTTTGATTTTAAAGAAAATTTAAAAAATGTGATTAGTGAATTTGATAGTGAAAAAGATGTTGCTTTTTATAAAAAAGATAGCATTAGAAACATAGTTCGTCCAAGAGTTGGTGAGTTTGTGTTTTTCTTTCCAGGTGAGGCTCACTTACCTAAATTTACTCATGAACAAAAAAATATTCGTAAGTTAATTTTTAAACTAAAAGTGGAAAATTAA
- a CDS encoding MSC_0775 family lipoprotein, translated as MLKKHFKFWTVSSILLATTPLIVACSVAQNTSSVFNSTSNKLSLNQSNPYYSIYQSQFAMNQFMSNQFDKLIEISFAKVPFQIQNADSKIININDDFAKEHINELYQIGENNKEIHLTSEHSKIELDQPKVTIKNFKQNKLANRFIKLSIDKTKMLEKAKILGLDINNFYYQIIYSQIHENNDDSRILDVPIEIRYYNPDKSSNPYSRETLITIVKQIKGFAPNLQRQANIDATKFLTSINYKNKDKTSIYQAYENLVSKETEGSGEQSIERTKYLDHLISQIDLLSAMVPANSSSKYYLSDVRISNDLNTLILTIVTVTGDKADTAYSTKKEYKIQGFAAPNQQEIEQIIANNFVASLKGGLSFYNYDWAHAQIFDFQTNFDDNNDIQTTITSLKGNQAQKSANASVHVKSKSNKFAEFDFSTRIGVPKFVELFSPSDKLSTSQIDSPWNAALYVPELQRRNIGEIQNNINISANSPVTSGGYKEFRTFYTSNNLSSAVHYGEDVLVPAGTSLKTFAKSKILGAYYLPSQGLAEGIGTIIALQTDVKDLNIDQKIKDKYLRNIDAIVFFFIHLDNNNLKLLGKLEQTNVGKRNATVVSDIDPLHPKLEDKNFNFATIGESTNNGGWNPHVHIEAYPVRYEIKDGKKVWAKSFLNSKYILSDNRLRIAPKRIDRYKTETNGKITWALTTLKETGVQVTQSRPIYLVNTDGSKTSNEDPDFKGYKNRDYTSSIDDLFIKNQALDPNWFFQFKDNKSSKVRLDNLYIKAKQNA; from the coding sequence ATGCTCAAAAAACATTTTAAATTTTGAACAGTTAGTTCAATACTACTTGCAACAACTCCGCTTATAGTTGCTTGTAGTGTCGCTCAAAATACAAGTTCTGTTTTTAACAGCACTTCAAACAAATTAAGTCTTAATCAAAGTAATCCTTATTATTCGATTTATCAATCACAATTTGCAATGAATCAATTTATGTCAAATCAATTTGATAAACTAATTGAAATTTCATTTGCAAAAGTACCTTTTCAAATTCAAAATGCTGATTCAAAAATCATTAATATTAATGATGATTTTGCAAAAGAACACATTAATGAATTGTATCAAATTGGTGAAAATAACAAGGAAATTCACTTGACCAGTGAACACTCCAAAATTGAACTCGACCAACCAAAAGTTACAATCAAAAACTTTAAACAAAATAAATTGGCCAATCGGTTCATCAAATTAAGTATTGATAAAACCAAAATGCTTGAAAAAGCCAAAATTTTAGGTTTGGATATCAATAATTTTTATTATCAAATTATTTACTCCCAAATTCATGAAAATAATGATGATTCAAGAATTTTAGACGTTCCTATTGAGATTAGATATTATAATCCTGATAAATCTTCCAATCCTTATAGTCGTGAAACATTAATTACAATTGTCAAACAAATTAAAGGTTTTGCACCAAATTTACAAAGACAAGCCAATATTGATGCCACAAAGTTTTTAACAAGTATTAACTATAAAAATAAAGACAAAACATCAATTTATCAAGCCTATGAAAACCTAGTTTCAAAAGAAACTGAAGGCAGTGGTGAACAAAGTATTGAACGAACCAAATATTTAGACCATTTGATTTCTCAAATCGATTTACTCAGTGCTATGGTTCCCGCAAACTCAAGTAGTAAATATTACTTGAGCGATGTTAGAATAAGCAATGATTTAAACACATTAATTTTAACAATAGTTACTGTAACTGGCGACAAGGCCGATACAGCTTATTCAACCAAAAAAGAGTACAAAATTCAAGGTTTTGCAGCACCAAACCAGCAAGAAATTGAACAAATTATTGCAAATAATTTCGTTGCTAGTTTAAAAGGTGGGCTAAGCTTTTACAACTATGATTGAGCACATGCTCAAATTTTTGATTTTCAAACAAACTTTGATGATAACAATGATATCCAAACTACAATCACTAGCTTAAAAGGAAATCAAGCTCAAAAATCAGCAAATGCATCTGTGCATGTCAAATCCAAAAGCAATAAATTTGCTGAATTTGACTTCTCCACTCGTATTGGAGTGCCAAAATTTGTGGAACTCTTTAGTCCAAGTGACAAACTCTCAACTAGTCAGATTGACTCGCCTTGAAATGCTGCACTTTATGTGCCTGAATTACAAAGAAGAAACATTGGTGAAATTCAAAATAATATTAATATAAGTGCTAATTCACCTGTCACTTCAGGAGGTTATAAAGAATTTAGAACTTTTTATACATCAAACAATTTAAGTTCTGCAGTTCACTATGGTGAAGATGTTTTAGTACCAGCTGGAACTAGTTTGAAAACATTTGCTAAATCTAAAATTTTAGGTGCTTACTACTTGCCATCACAAGGTTTGGCTGAAGGTATTGGAACAATCATTGCTCTTCAAACAGATGTTAAAGATTTAAATATTGATCAAAAAATTAAAGATAAATATTTAAGAAATATTGATGCAATTGTTTTCTTTTTCATCCATTTAGACAATAACAATTTAAAACTGTTAGGCAAACTAGAACAAACTAATGTTGGTAAAAGAAATGCAACTGTAGTTAGTGATATCGATCCATTACATCCTAAACTTGAAGATAAAAACTTTAATTTTGCAACAATTGGAGAAAGCACAAATAATGGTGGTTGAAACCCACATGTTCATATTGAAGCCTATCCAGTTCGTTATGAAATTAAAGACGGGAAAAAAGTTTGGGCTAAAAGCTTTTTAAACTCTAAATATATATTAAGCGACAATAGATTGAGAATTGCTCCTAAAAGAATCGACAGATACAAAACCGAAACAAATGGTAAAATAACTTGAGCATTAACTACTCTTAAAGAGACAGGAGTTCAAGTTACACAATCTAGACCAATTTATCTTGTCAACACAGATGGATCTAAAACTTCAAATGAAGATCCTGATTTTAAAGGATATAAAAATCGAGATTATACAAGTTCTATCGATGATTTATTTATTAAAAATCAAGCACTAGACCCTAATTGATTTTTCCAATTTAAAGATAACAAATCTTCTAAAGTGCGTCTTGATAATCTTTATATAAAAGCAAAACAAAATGCTTAA
- a CDS encoding MSC_0621 family F1-like ATPase epsilon subunit gives MKAQLWNLNILTNEQKHVYLKGYNVFLNVDQEKQFSELKKFNAVNQKFCLLKLVKGTKSYYIFAHNSLIYSLEKDVMISLSVPLEFYKSDKKAFAVHKDEFVGQKQSLLTQLQNKAILDLNKNYELFSKFYTSKLVSDEIKLKELFSLVKTEVLYD, from the coding sequence ATGAAAGCACAACTTTGAAATTTAAATATCCTAACAAATGAACAAAAGCACGTTTATTTAAAAGGTTACAATGTCTTTTTAAATGTTGATCAAGAAAAGCAATTTAGTGAATTAAAAAAATTTAATGCTGTTAATCAAAAATTTTGCCTTCTTAAATTGGTTAAAGGAACTAAATCTTATTACATTTTTGCTCATAATAGTTTGATTTATAGTTTGGAAAAAGATGTGATGATTAGTTTAAGTGTCCCTTTAGAGTTTTACAAAAGCGATAAAAAAGCTTTTGCTGTTCACAAAGATGAATTTGTGGGTCAAAAACAAAGTTTATTGACTCAATTGCAAAATAAAGCAATTTTAGATTTAAATAAAAATTATGAATTATTTTCGAAATTTTATACAAGCAAATTAGTAAGTGATGAAATTAAATTAAAAGAGTTGTTTTCACTTGTAAAAACGGAGGTGCTATATGACTAA
- a CDS encoding MSC_0622 family F1-like ATPase gamma subunit, translating into MNLNEKKEKLINLAKINELVTLNRNISLIEINQLLKTIRERYDFFLIGQLFLNQSNQDNLSSIVSQAIKKITKKSNKTLWVYPSSEEKYTQNFFEQIEKTLSSKFKKGDQIITIGTRALNFAKKNGYEVVAEFAQEKNLFSVAQKIAHFIDFGIKDKQFQEVKFAIYSNKIHNFLATIYPLNQFNFNVDIPASHFEIVKNKVANFKFFPNYDEFWQAQLISYFAASAHILLLESQFIVYKNKLIHENSLLKEIEEKMQKLKTTILKIERELEIEELNLIKPKAKRIF; encoded by the coding sequence ATGAATTTAAATGAGAAAAAAGAAAAACTTATTAACTTAGCAAAGATTAATGAATTAGTCACTCTTAATCGTAACATTTCATTAATTGAGATTAACCAGCTACTAAAAACTATTCGTGAAAGATATGACTTTTTTCTCATTGGACAACTTTTTTTAAACCAATCAAATCAAGATAATCTATCATCAATAGTTTCACAAGCAATTAAAAAAATTACAAAAAAAAGCAATAAAACTTTATGAGTTTATCCAAGCAGTGAAGAAAAATACACTCAAAACTTTTTTGAACAAATTGAAAAAACTCTTTCAAGCAAGTTTAAAAAAGGTGACCAAATTATCACAATTGGAACACGAGCACTAAATTTTGCTAAGAAAAATGGTTATGAAGTAGTTGCAGAATTTGCACAAGAGAAAAATTTATTTTCAGTTGCACAAAAAATTGCTCATTTTATTGATTTTGGAATAAAAGATAAGCAATTTCAAGAAGTTAAATTTGCAATTTATTCAAACAAAATCCACAATTTTTTAGCAACAATTTATCCTTTAAATCAATTTAACTTTAATGTTGATATTCCAGCGAGTCATTTTGAAATAGTTAAAAACAAAGTTGCGAATTTTAAATTTTTTCCTAACTATGATGAATTTTGGCAAGCTCAATTAATTTCATATTTTGCAGCATCTGCGCATATTTTGCTTCTAGAATCACAATTTATTGTTTATAAAAACAAATTAATTCATGAAAATTCGTTGCTCAAAGAAATTGAAGAAAAAATGCAAAAACTGAAAACTACAATTTTAAAAATTGAGCGTGAGTTAGAAATTGAAGAGTTAAATCTCATCAAACCAAAAGCGAAAAGGATTTTTTAA
- a CDS encoding MSC_0618 family F1-like ATPase beta subunit: MTLNGIVTQIWTNVVEVRFNDYSNKIQLEQRLEMHNKQTILVVKKILDHGLVRAIVIYKDKAISVGEEVENTLEFLQVPVGFSAKNQVFNILGKSLNTSGLRMETVNINSTISLSKTKFDHTPKLLETGIKALDFFVPIFEGFKIGIFGGAGVGKTVLMKEIIFNVSKQKEKVSSIFVGSGERSREGLELYQELKESNLMEKSTMFVAQMNETPGARSMIVPMGVTCAEYARDHNKEDVLLFIDNIYRFIQATNEVASALEKNISIGGYHATLDSDVSFIQDRLFQNQNGSITSFQTVFLPMDDLSDPAAISLFSHLDSSFVLSRDKMARNIFPAFDPLLSTSNAVSATIIGEEHFNAIIAAKSIMKKYKDLEDVILILGFNELDHESKTIVRKALQLENFFTQNFFMAEAYTKESGVYVPLAKTIDSVKRIIAGEFLDISPEKFAFIGSVDDLVETSENN; the protein is encoded by the coding sequence ATGACACTGAATGGAATTGTTACCCAAATTTGAACTAATGTTGTTGAAGTTCGTTTTAATGATTATAGCAATAAAATCCAACTTGAACAACGTCTTGAAATGCACAACAAACAAACTATTTTGGTTGTTAAAAAGATTTTAGACCATGGTCTTGTTCGAGCAATTGTAATTTATAAAGATAAAGCAATTTCTGTTGGTGAAGAAGTTGAAAATACTTTAGAATTTTTACAGGTTCCAGTAGGTTTTAGTGCTAAAAATCAAGTGTTCAACATTTTAGGTAAAAGTTTGAACACAAGTGGACTAAGAATGGAAACTGTAAACATAAATTCCACAATTAGTCTAAGTAAGACTAAATTTGATCATACACCAAAATTGCTTGAAACTGGAATTAAAGCTCTTGACTTTTTTGTACCAATTTTTGAAGGGTTTAAAATTGGAATTTTTGGTGGAGCCGGAGTTGGTAAAACAGTGCTAATGAAGGAAATTATCTTCAACGTTTCCAAACAAAAAGAAAAAGTTTCTTCTATTTTTGTTGGTTCAGGTGAACGTAGTCGTGAAGGTCTTGAACTTTATCAAGAACTTAAAGAATCTAATTTGATGGAAAAATCAACAATGTTTGTTGCACAAATGAACGAAACTCCTGGAGCTCGTTCAATGATTGTACCAATGGGTGTGACTTGTGCTGAATATGCTCGTGACCATAACAAAGAAGATGTTTTATTATTCATTGATAACATTTACCGTTTTATTCAAGCAACTAACGAAGTTGCTTCTGCACTTGAAAAAAATATTTCAATCGGTGGTTACCACGCAACTTTAGATAGTGATGTCTCATTTATCCAAGACAGATTATTCCAAAATCAAAATGGTTCTATCACTTCTTTCCAAACTGTTTTCTTACCAATGGATGACCTTTCTGATCCAGCTGCTATTTCATTATTTAGTCACTTAGATAGTTCATTTGTGCTTTCTCGTGACAAAATGGCTCGTAACATTTTCCCAGCTTTTGACCCACTTTTATCAACATCTAATGCTGTAAGTGCAACTATTATTGGTGAAGAGCACTTTAATGCTATCATTGCAGCTAAAAGTATTATGAAGAAATACAAAGACCTAGAAGATGTTATTTTAATTTTAGGGTTTAATGAGCTTGATCATGAAAGTAAAACCATTGTTCGAAAAGCTCTTCAACTCGAAAACTTCTTTACTCAAAACTTCTTTATGGCTGAAGCTTATACTAAAGAATCAGGGGTTTATGTTCCACTTGCAAAGACTATTGATTCTGTTAAAAGAATTATTGCTGGTGAATTTTTAGACATTTCTCCTGAAAAATTTGCTTTCATTGGAAGTGTTGATGATCTTGTAGAAACTAGTGAAAACAACTAA
- a CDS encoding MSC_0619 family F1-like ATPase alpha subunit, which translates to MIKVASILDYVLLAKGEYQWQEQQFFSIKGKEEIKAVVIQASQNQAYLLFNNQKGKVEVGDELVEIKNFDLVRTANDFFGKIVDFAGTIIEPANQHPFNFGPNQSSAFATAASILDRENLDRQLYTGILAIDLFTPIGFGQRELIVGDRQTGKTHIGLNAIINQRGTNTKCIYVSVGQKRQNLNFVYKTLTEHKAMDNTIIFHAPSTSPFEQYLIPYFAMAHAENLSYENDVLIVFDDLSKHASVYREVALLTNQPIGKEAFPSDIFYAHSKLLERSGCFVGRKSITALPILQTVDDDITALISSNVISITDGQVITSSALFAEGKIPAINIGLSVSRTGSSVQAKNIRSISKEINSLYYNYLKQIKLSKLDYDLNKETSDLLFKGSQIEKFLIQKGHSFYSQKIVLFGIKIISWGLLKNVVEPSKVVDFIYSFVENDQLAATIFKKYVDNQHVDDKLARSYFATAVNEFLKANGAKEQLEIETPMPFIDNFTKSIVSAKGDK; encoded by the coding sequence ATGATTAAAGTTGCATCGATTCTTGACTATGTCTTACTTGCCAAAGGTGAATACCAATGACAAGAACAACAATTTTTTAGTATTAAAGGTAAAGAGGAAATTAAAGCTGTAGTTATTCAAGCTAGTCAAAATCAAGCTTATTTACTTTTTAACAACCAAAAAGGTAAAGTTGAAGTTGGTGATGAGCTTGTTGAAATTAAAAATTTCGACCTTGTTAGAACAGCTAATGATTTTTTTGGCAAAATTGTTGATTTTGCAGGAACAATTATTGAGCCAGCAAACCAACATCCATTTAATTTTGGTCCAAACCAATCATCAGCTTTTGCAACAGCGGCTTCAATTTTAGATCGTGAAAATCTTGACCGCCAACTTTACACTGGAATTTTAGCAATCGATCTTTTCACACCAATTGGTTTTGGTCAACGTGAATTAATTGTTGGAGATCGTCAAACTGGAAAAACTCATATTGGATTAAATGCTATTATTAACCAACGTGGAACTAACACAAAATGCATCTATGTTTCAGTGGGTCAAAAGAGACAAAATTTAAATTTTGTCTATAAAACATTAACAGAACACAAGGCTATGGATAATACAATTATTTTCCACGCACCTTCAACTAGTCCATTTGAACAATATTTAATTCCTTACTTTGCAATGGCACATGCAGAAAATCTCAGTTATGAAAATGATGTGTTAATTGTCTTTGATGATCTTTCCAAACATGCCAGTGTCTATCGTGAAGTTGCACTTCTTACCAATCAACCAATTGGTAAGGAAGCTTTCCCAAGTGATATCTTCTATGCTCACTCTAAGTTATTAGAGCGTTCAGGTTGCTTTGTTGGTCGCAAATCTATTACAGCTTTACCAATTTTACAAACTGTTGATGATGATATTACAGCCTTAATTTCATCAAATGTAATTTCAATTACAGATGGGCAAGTTATCACATCTAGTGCTTTATTTGCTGAAGGTAAAATTCCAGCTATCAACATTGGACTATCTGTTTCACGTACAGGTTCATCTGTGCAAGCCAAAAATATTCGTAGTATTTCTAAAGAAATTAACTCACTATATTACAACTACTTAAAACAAATTAAGCTTTCAAAACTTGACTATGATCTTAACAAAGAAACTTCAGATTTATTATTCAAAGGAAGCCAAATTGAGAAATTTTTAATTCAAAAAGGACACAGTTTTTATTCACAAAAAATTGTTCTTTTTGGAATTAAAATTATTTCTTGAGGATTACTCAAAAACGTTGTTGAACCTTCAAAAGTTGTTGATTTTATTTACTCATTTGTTGAAAATGACCAATTGGCTGCAACAATTTTTAAAAAATATGTTGACAACCAACATGTTGATGACAAACTTGCACGAAGCTATTTTGCCACAGCTGTAAATGAATTTTTAAAAGCTAATGGTGCCAAAGAACAATTAGAAATTGAAACACCTATGCCATTTATTGATAATTTTACAAAATCAATAGTTAGTGCTAAAGGAGATAAATAA
- a CDS encoding MSC_0620 family F1-like ATPase-associated subunit gives MTKKFLLGLSVLPVTLAPIAFVAQDPTPPSNQNSSGSTNSQQGQSGTSNTDANSNQQAKKPDPKPINENDLKSNKEWWEQNRAKLIDGFINQVKKDIDNKLASIFSKTRDNLEQRLSQSFFWLQLKHYFDSNQKQIEQDPMAFGLNILTPYIYSNNINLKQGDVKFGKDDFNGIEWGQADHSDYSKIPNVKVDNVKDTKNTLKGEEFQERIKNYFAQLSSGYQTYLFKEDEFPKYKENFTLKLNTTGKEANTILESQPKGKPGISSWFDWIKNYFEKQSLLLDLSLNQLPNPSSSQSPQIQIDSALKDVDLNVPPQTSQKPEFEIRIAPDLSPILHWDLIKQSPQSVVNMFNSANDTQKQKMFFFLNPIHSRFKYKVESLQVDNNKLKASVKITDNVEKSKPNSTPEKYEKKYSIGVYDDFLPTDSLATKAILTRNLWISNQGVSKVVDDFFSSVNVQGDFKFDDIKNYSVVSQNLIYNFFYLITKVFYNQTFLDAQKSLVRNYISGPDSRLFAASQSQFIDFLQKSVIDSNKALEYYSLIYYTQLLSVHQALAATVAKTNNTNGNKDQNKQVQDALKKLAISKSEVDRMFGQAREQNLLLRQTIHKINPNLISHFSEVVNYGQKLNQASQLLGQIAFFNKNTQQNSGNQNSKTKGDLQVQSFTAMLNKYNSEQSQNYNKNIVIYAVVAAIIAALAATVVASRSFILKRSKK, from the coding sequence ATGACTAAAAAATTTTTACTAGGCTTGTCAGTGCTACCAGTCACACTTGCACCCATAGCTTTTGTAGCTCAGGATCCAACACCACCTTCTAATCAAAATAGTTCAGGTTCAACCAATTCTCAACAAGGACAATCTGGGACTTCCAATACAGACGCAAATTCAAATCAACAAGCTAAAAAACCAGATCCAAAGCCAATTAATGAGAATGATTTAAAAAGCAACAAAGAGTGATGAGAACAAAATCGTGCTAAGTTGATTGATGGTTTCATTAATCAAGTCAAGAAAGACATTGACAACAAACTTGCATCTATTTTTTCAAAAACTCGCGATAATTTAGAACAACGTCTTTCGCAAAGTTTTTTTTGATTACAACTTAAACACTATTTTGATTCTAATCAAAAACAAATCGAACAAGATCCAATGGCTTTTGGGCTTAACATCTTAACTCCATATATTTATAGTAACAACATCAACCTAAAACAAGGAGATGTTAAATTTGGTAAAGATGACTTTAATGGAATTGAATGAGGACAAGCAGATCACAGTGATTATAGTAAAATTCCAAATGTTAAAGTTGATAATGTCAAAGATACTAAAAACACATTAAAAGGGGAAGAATTTCAAGAAAGAATCAAGAATTATTTTGCCCAATTGAGTTCAGGATATCAAACTTATTTGTTTAAAGAAGACGAATTTCCTAAGTACAAAGAAAACTTTACATTAAAATTAAACACTACAGGAAAAGAAGCAAATACAATTTTAGAGTCTCAACCAAAAGGTAAACCAGGAATTTCAAGTTGATTTGATTGAATCAAAAATTACTTTGAAAAACAATCGCTACTTTTAGACCTTTCTCTAAATCAATTGCCAAATCCAAGTAGCTCACAGAGTCCACAAATTCAAATTGATAGTGCTTTAAAAGATGTTGATTTAAACGTTCCACCACAAACTAGTCAAAAACCTGAATTTGAAATTCGAATTGCACCGGATTTAAGTCCAATTTTGCATTGAGATTTAATTAAACAATCACCACAAAGTGTTGTTAATATGTTTAATTCGGCAAATGATACACAAAAACAAAAGATGTTTTTCTTTTTAAATCCAATTCACTCTCGCTTTAAATATAAAGTTGAAAGTTTGCAAGTTGATAACAATAAGTTAAAAGCAAGTGTAAAAATCACTGACAATGTTGAAAAATCTAAACCAAATTCAACTCCTGAAAAATATGAGAAAAAATATTCAATTGGTGTTTATGATGATTTTTTACCAACAGATTCACTAGCAACTAAAGCCATTCTAACTAGAAATTTGTGAATTTCTAATCAAGGTGTTTCAAAAGTTGTTGATGATTTTTTTAGTAGTGTTAATGTTCAAGGTGATTTTAAATTTGATGACATTAAAAATTATTCAGTAGTGTCACAAAATTTAATTTATAATTTCTTTTATTTAATTACAAAAGTGTTTTATAATCAAACATTTTTAGATGCTCAAAAGTCACTAGTTCGTAATTATATTTCAGGTCCTGATTCACGCTTATTTGCCGCTAGTCAATCACAATTTATTGATTTTTTACAAAAATCAGTTATTGATAGCAACAAAGCTCTTGAATATTATTCATTAATTTATTACACTCAATTATTAAGTGTGCATCAAGCACTAGCGGCAACAGTTGCTAAAACCAACAACACTAATGGAAACAAAGACCAAAACAAACAGGTTCAAGATGCTTTGAAAAAACTAGCAATTTCAAAATCAGAAGTTGATAGAATGTTTGGACAGGCTAGAGAACAAAATTTATTATTACGCCAAACTATTCACAAAATTAATCCAAATTTAATTAGTCATTTTTCAGAAGTTGTGAATTATGGTCAAAAACTCAATCAAGCCAGTCAGTTATTAGGACAAATTGCATTTTTTAATAAAAATACACAACAAAATAGTGGTAATCAAAATTCTAAAACCAAAGGTGACTTGCAAGTTCAAAGTTTTACAGCTATGCTAAACAAATACAATAGCGAGCAAAGTCAAAACTACAATAAAAATATAGTAATTTACGCTGTTGTTGCTGCAATAATTGCAGCATTAGCAGCTACTGTAGTAGCTTCGCGTAGTTTTATTTTAAAAAGGAGTAAAAAATAA
- a CDS encoding MAG4940 family membrane protein, whose translation MTKFEMLSTFWNTNVFFIELIDCLLLVFFYFASKQILQTFKKQNIFTNALLFTLSFFSAFLIGLALSGFISNSDIKPFLIPQIVIFESIIKGLTKAFNGSILYQGYFYIFTAQILGSILGFACFYFYCWLVAKIQKQENNFIVLILPTKNLKTQPYLWKELFFNSLLTLILLIVPRIPFSANLNEFDHLIVLFVLMLFFFIFTSNLGFVTFNLWTKVIATFLAFVLQKNKLIIQNFYKELLIDVGILISVPTIISLTLLGAANSSNLTFNL comes from the coding sequence ATGACCAAATTTGAAATGTTATCTACATTTTGAAACACAAATGTATTTTTTATTGAACTTATAGATTGTTTACTATTAGTATTTTTTTATTTTGCAAGTAAACAAATTTTACAAACTTTTAAAAAACAAAACATTTTTACAAATGCATTGCTATTTACATTATCTTTTTTTAGTGCTTTTTTAATCGGGCTTGCTCTTTCAGGTTTTATTTCAAATTCGGATATTAAACCTTTTTTAATTCCACAAATTGTGATTTTCGAATCAATTATTAAAGGTTTAACTAAAGCTTTTAATGGTTCTATTTTGTATCAAGGTTATTTCTACATTTTTACAGCACAAATTTTAGGTTCTATTTTAGGTTTTGCTTGTTTTTATTTTTATTGCTGACTTGTTGCTAAAATTCAAAAACAAGAAAATAATTTTATTGTTTTAATTTTACCTACTAAAAATTTAAAAACACAACCATATTTATGAAAAGAGTTATTTTTCAATTCTTTGCTTACACTTATTTTATTAATAGTTCCAAGAATTCCTTTTAGTGCTAATTTAAATGAATTTGACCATTTAATAGTTTTATTTGTTTTAATGCTATTTTTCTTTATTTTTACTTCAAATCTTGGTTTTGTCACTTTTAATCTATGAACAAAAGTGATTGCAACATTTTTAGCTTTTGTCTTGCAAAAAAATAAACTAATTATTCAAAATTTTTACAAAGAATTACTAATAGATGTTGGTATTTTAATTAGTGTTCCGACAATAATTAGTTTGACATTGCTAGGCGCTGCTAACTCATCTAATTTAACTTTTAATTTATAG